In the Rhinolophus ferrumequinum isolate MPI-CBG mRhiFer1 chromosome 12, mRhiFer1_v1.p, whole genome shotgun sequence genome, atctctaaaatgggatatTATCTGTCTACCTCCTGGGttgtatgaggattaaatgactaaTACATCTAAAGTACTTAAAACAGTATCTGACCCACAGTAACTTCTCATTAAACACTGTGgcccaaggccacatagctaCTGTAACATAAAAACAGGAAGTACTGAACTGCTCTGATTACAGCTGGGGGTAGGATGGGCTGGGCCCTGAGCCTCATCCACTtctccaccccaccaccaccttaTCCTAGGTCCCACCCACGCAGTCCTAAATTCCTGGGACTTCAGTGATGACCTCTCAGCCAAATAAGGTTGGCTTCAGAGTGGCCTGTTAGGAGCCTCTGACTCCTGGGCACCATGTGAAAAAATGAGGTGACAGCAGCTGACCAGTTTAAGAGTTCTGGCACACAGGGCCACTCTtgactttattaaaataacaactaGAAACACAGAGGCTTTTTGCTTCTCATACTtcaacaaaaaaaagtttaaacacTCTTCTACTTCTGATTTgtatacaaacttttttttttttttaaataacaaggggtgtgtgtggtgtgggggagGCCACAAAAAGGACAGGAACAGCCTTGAAGGAAATGTAGATCTCTGATGGGTACGGCTAACAGAAATGCCTTTGAAGGAACTCCTGAGAAGTTTATGGTTGCTTGCTTTACTCACTCTGGTTCTGGCCTGGTTTCAAGCAGAGACTCAGTCAACACTGGGTTCTAACCTTCTAAAGATTTGCTTGGGGTCAAGGAAGTCCATACATCAAccacaggccccaccccaggaATGGCCCCCTGAGATCTCCTGAGATGGCCTGTGGCTGGACAGGGTCACTGGGAGATGACAGGGTCTGTGAACCAACAACCCGGCCAGCTACTCAGGAATTAGGTCACAACGAGGGGTACTTGGACTACTATTGTGCCAAACATCTGTTCCGAGCCATTGCCAATATTCCTGACTAAATACAACCTTCCAGTGGTTCTGGGCTACGGGATCACAAGGGCAAAAAGGCTTCATGTGTCTGAAGACCAGGGTGGCCTATAAACCCGAACTACCTCAGGACAAATGAGAGCTCTCACCAGCCCAAGGGTCAAAAGAGCAGGGAAGAAGTGGTCAGGGGAGGCCCTCCCCAGACAAGGTGGGCTGCTGGACAATGCAGCTGCACAGAGACAGAGTGAGAAAACAGACAGGAGCTCTACTTAAGATTGTAAAGACAATACTCGTTCACTGAGAACAGGTGTAGGAGAAGGAAAACTGGCAATTGGCCAATTGTCCCCAGCAACCCTAGAGGAATCACGTGACTTCTATCTCAGAGAGGGCAGAGCTGGTGATGCGGATCTTCAGGGCAGTACAGCCTCTCTCCACCTCACCTCATTCGGCCAGGGCCAAGTTTGTGGATTGCAGCCGCTCCGTCTCCTGGCAGATGTTCTGCTCCACTGAGTCGCAGTCAGCCAGGAATGCCTAAAGGTACAATGCAGTGAGGGCCCATCCAGGGCTGGCCAATCCCTGCCCACGCACGGCTCTGTGCTCAGCCATTCTGGGGAACCCACGGGTGACTGACTCAGGCTGAAACAGGCTGTGCAGGGATGGCCTGGGCTCCAAAGTAAGGAGAGGGAAGTAGAAGGTTGCGAAGGACCAGGGTTTCCGACAATGCTCTAGGCCCACAACCCCCAAAAGGGTGGTGAGGACAGGAAGGCTTGTCACTGCAACTGTACAATTTCAGGGGGCACTGTACATATGAATAGTGCCTCCCTGACTTGTGTGTCAGCCTGATCTGCTCTCCAGTGATCTTCCTTCCCAATTAGTTTAAATTCAGATCTATAATGACAGGGACGAGAAAGGAACAATTCTCATGTTCTGGGTTCATGCTGAGTAACAACcaaaagaagccacacacaaTTCTACTATATCCTATTTTGaacagataaacacacacaccaacacattACACTTTATAATGCTCTATCACATAACTCACCTGAACCCTTTTCACCAAACCCTTCCTTTTCAGTCTACTGTCTTTGAAATTTTCTGGCAGAATCTACGGGAGAATAAGTTGACACATAAATGATCTCCAGTGAAAATGATATAAGAACACATCAGAAATACCCACAGTATACCAAATAGGTCATAGGTCACCACTGTGAATGAGACATGCATTTTCAGGAATCATTTCTCTGGGTCTGTATCCTCCATGCTCCTTCTATGGTTCTTGTTCCTATAAAAGCTCCCTTTGTTCTCAGTGTCTGGGCCATAGAAACTgatctacgaggtctgacaattaagttcgtgaactcatcctagaaaaagtgctacatacctcattgctgaatatcactatagtcaccttcgaagtacaccccttgggaagctatgcaccgacgccagcgcctagtctacccttcaaagcaattctggaactctttctggaatggccatcagagctgtcgtcatattacccttgatgtcctgaatgtcatcaaaatgtcttcctttcaatattccctttatcttcgggtaaaggaagaagtcattgggggccagatcaggtgagtagggtgaaTGTTCcaatacatgtatttgtttactggctaaaaactccctcacagacagtgccgtgtgagctggtgtattgtcatgatgtaagagccatgaattgttggcaaaaaattcaggtagttttcgtctttttcatgcagcctttcagcacttctaaatagtaaacttggttaactatttgtccagttggtacaaattcataatgaataatgcctctgatatcaaaaaaggtttagcaacatcattttgacttgttttggactgacggaacttttttggtcatggagaattggctgacttccattgtgcactttgatgctttgtttcagggtcttattggtacacccatgtttcattaccagtgataacacagcccaaaacaccgccttgcctctccaaaagatcttggcaaactttgactctcttttgcttttgttcatcagtgagctccttcggaaccattttgcacacacctttcttatgCCAAAATTTTcggttaagattttcctgtttctctatcaatgtttatttggtctgctatgcttctcacagttagccatgattttgacgcacaattcgatgaatttttgcaatgttttcatcacttctgcttgttactggctgccctgacctctcttcatcagtgatgcattctctcccctcaggaaaacatttaatccatttgtacactgccgttttcttcatggcattatccccataaacttggagtaacatgttcctgatttcacttccactcttgacacgtttaatgagaaatttaatgtttgtttgttgctctaattcaagctcagacattctcacaacggcacacaaaaacatgcgacaacaataatgaacaccactcagcaagacaccaccacatgtcgacacgaacacagctgtgagtaactgatataccaaagttatgaaaccttaccaagctgtttgtacagtgcggCCAATGtcagcacacggtggcaagtttgcaaacttaattgccagacctcgtacAACACAGACTTTGTCCTTTCACTGTTTCCTATGTATGGATACCATGTCCTGGCCAGACCATGATCTCATTGTGGCAGGAAAAGCaccttctgcttctttttttcaaactctCTCACCCTCCACAGAATCCCAAGCAGAGTAATTCAACCTCAAGAATGAGGCATtatgagacaacatggatggacctagagggtattatactaagtgaaataagtcagacagaaagaaaaataccatatgattaacttatatgtggaatccaaagaacaaaataaatgaacaaacaaaacagaaacagattcatagaaacagacaacaaactgatggttgccagcaGGGAGGAGGGTtgagaggatgggtgaaaaacgtgaagggattaagaaatacaaattggtagttacaaaacagtcacagagatgtaaagtacagcataggaaatacagtcaataatattgtaataactatgtataatgccaggtggatactagacttatcagggggatcacttcctaaattatataaatgtctaaccactatgctgtacacctgaaactaatataaaataatattgaatgtcatctataattgaaagaaaaaagctggTCCAACTTGTCAAATGCATTGGGGTGAAGAtgttaatattaggttggtgcaaaagtaattgtagtttttacaattatttttaaccttttaaaccgcaattacttttgcaccaacctaatataaccaACTGGTTATAAATCAGACTTTAATAGACAACTTTAGGTAACAAgactttaagtaaaaaagaatgaggcacCAGGCTAGAGATATCATTACCATCATTTGTAAAAGGAAACAGTGTCAATGATTCCCAACAACCTCACAAGAGCTAGATCTGGATGAATTCCATACAGGTAATGAGCTCAGTGGAATATCAGTCACGTGAGTATCACGAAAGTGAAGCCCTGTGTTTCTCTGACCATGAGACCATGGATCATTTGGATCCCAGCTTCGTGAGGATTAGATGCTACTAGTATACaccaataaaaatgacaaaagctCTATGTTGGTGGAATGTAAGTGACTAGAAATCAGGAACTGTCTTGTCTTTCTGTGTATTCACAGAGGACCTAGCAATGTCTGCAATACAGCAGGTGTTCAATATATTAAGGCGATAGGGTGAGTTACTGAAAGAGTGCAACTGAAAATGTAGTCAAAGGAAACTAGTTCTGCTCAGCTGAGTATTTACTTACTAGTGTGTCAATCTCCTCCAGAATCTTCATAAACTGCTCAATTGTGGCTTTTACTCTCCTATCGAGTTTGCAGAGAGCTTCAGCTTGCAAATCCTTGGCCAGAAAACCCTGTGGAGAAACAATGCATTCTTGCAAGGGTTTCTTGAGGCTGATGGAAAACTCCAACCCAAGGCACTGATGAAGCAGCCACATCATGAACCCACATTCCCCCCAACAGGCTGGGCCAGACTTTAGACCTACTACTTTATCtcttggaaaaaaacagaaaagctggCAGTGGGCTGCCCTGAGCCATGAAATAGGCCATTCTATGTCATTTGGCCCACTGGGGCTGCAAATGCCTCCTGCAGCCTGGCTCTGGAGAAGCCAGAAGCATATACCTACACACAAGAGCACATGTACCTGCATTAAGAGCACAGGGGTTAGAGTTTGACAGGTCTGGGCTCGAATTCTGACTGCCATTTTCTGGCTTATGagcttgagcaagttatttaacctatCGGTGCCTCAGtgccctcatttttaaaatggagattatgACACCCACACCCCATACGATTACTGTGAGGATAAAGGTGACTATATATAGACCCTAAATAAAATTCCTGACACAGACATATGCTAACTAATGGCAGcacttatattatttatattaaattgtcTTGCTGTTTATTCACATTGTTGGCCAAATGAACAGTTTAGCTGGTGACAACAGGGATCTTTGAGGATGTTTATGAAAGCCGAAAGTTGCACAGAGAGATTTAATAACATGCAGTAAATATTAGCCAGCAATTCCAAATCAAAGaatttattttaccaaaaaaatcagCAATAGTCAAAAAGGATTTATGTTCAAGGTCATTCAAAGAAGCATTATGCAAAATGGTAAAATTATGTTTGGTGATGAACAATGGAGACTTGGTTAGGTAAACCATGATACattcaaaaatgataaaatgttatgCAAGCTTTGAAAAGTATGATCATTTTTAATGACATAGgaaaatgttcaattttttaatCCAATAAAAGAACCATTTACAAAGTGTATATGACatcatactaattttttttttaagatggaaaaacagattCCAGTTTTTAGTAATGGTTATCTTTGAGTGGAGGGCTTacagaacatttttgttttccctacTAGTGCTCACgtttatttaaaagttatgtaTAAtcagcatgtattacttttgtaattaaaacacaaacatacatCCATTAATGTTACAAAATGAGGAGGTCTAAAAGAAATAAGTAGTGTGGGGCTGTTTCTAATCTTTACTTGGTTTCAGTACCCTATCTCTAATACAAGCAATTGAATTAGATGACCGCATCCCACTAAGATCATACTCAACTTGGATGTCCTATGGATCAACAATGTTCTTTGTTTTGCTAAACACATTATAACAACTAGACTGAGAGAAGTTACGTATTCTATTTCAGACAATATATGATCCTAGCACGGCAGGTGCTCTCCTAGGAGCATAAATGGATGCTGGCTGGGGTTTGAAAATAACGATGATAACACTTACAAAGCACTTAGCATGTCTCAAGCTCAAACTGCATTATTTAATCGTCACAACAATCCTGAAAGGGAGGTAccatcattttctcctttttacagaTTAGGAACTCTAGACAAAGGCAAACTTGCTCACAGTGATAGAAAGGGTTGAGCCAGAATATGAACCAAGGGAGTCTGACGACAGAGCCTGCCCTCATAACCACATTTGTATCTCCACAAaattcttagagaagataaagtCAAAGTCCACAGAGAGTTACCTGCTGGATTCCAGTAAGCTCCTTGTTCAACTCTTCCAGTTGGTGAGCAATCTTCTCCACAGACTTCTCCAAATCTTTCAACTTCTTTAGTTCAGCCTCTTCCTCTGGACTATTCTAAAATgtgtaagaataaaatgaagccAGTGATCACCAGGAACAGTATTCTGTCAGGAAGAGAAATCTGACGACAATTGGGCTAAACTACTCATCTAGAAAAAGTCTTAACTCTGCTACTTCTTGGAAAGTAAGCTAGAGGGTTATACATTaaggttttctttccatttatgaAGACTGTAGACTGGAAAGAAGGCATTAGATAAACATTCTGGCGAAGGCGCTGACAGCTTGGATTCACAGAATGGAGCCAGATTCAACCTCAGCCTGGGGCTGATCATCAACAGCCAGACAGAAGCCTGAAGGGTGAATGAATTACAGTGAACATCTGTGAGGAGTCCAGAATGGCGAGACAGGTGGAATTCTACTATTCCTTTAAACAGAATTCCAAAAAGTCACCCACTGAGTTCCCCCTTggaatatgatgatgatgatgatgatacttTTATTTAGCATTCCCTCTATGCCAGGCATGGGCCTCAGCACTTTACCCGTATTAGTGTTTTAAGCCTTACCACACacaatgaggtaggtactattttagatgatgaaactgaggttaTTGTAAAGTAACTTAAGGTCACATAGCCCAAAAGAGGTGGAGCTGAGAGTTGAATCAGAGCTGGCGCCACACAACTCAGAACAGCTCCAATCAGGGTCCTATAGCTTCTCCAACCTCAACCTGTGAGTCTGCCTCTTCCCCGTCACCATTCTCCCTGACCCTTGAGCAAGGAATCCAGAATATTTCCCCTTCTCTCACCTAAACAATTGGTAGCCAGGGCCAGCCGCTTCCTACTCTTACACTATCCCAAACTCTTCACATTCATCTCTATGGCCAAATCCTAAGCGCCAGTCCCCTGGCAGTTCCAAGTGTGGACTAGATTTTCTTTGCCTCCATGTTGCTAATCTCTGCCCTCTTTCCACTGAGTCAGTCACCTCACTCAGAGTGAGGGAATGTCTTCATCTGACCAACAATTACATTGTGTCACAATGCAGGCCTGGCCATGGCCCTCTCTCATCGCCCCAGAGGCTAGCTACTGTCCTCACCTGTCACCAACCATCTTTTTCTCCCTCAGTTCTTTAGTCTGAACCTTTCTTTCCAGCCAGACTGTTTTCCTGTGTGAGACTTTAGTAAAAAAGGGTGTTTAAAGGGAGAGAAGCTCCTAAAACTTGCACAGAGTACCTATTTTTAAAACCTACAAAATATTCTCTTGCAAATTCCCTCCAAGTGAGTAAGGCCTGCCTCGGGCACCTATTTAACCAGACTGAGATTCCACCATTAACACAAAAGCTGAGTTACTGAGGCAACACAACTGCTCCCAACTTCCAGAGCGAAAACCTTACCCAATGGGCTCCAGAGGGCCCACTGACAACAAACCTGGTAATCCCATCAAACAAAGACGACATCTTTTTAGAGAGAGCTATTTCACCAATATAGAATCTGCGtccaccaatttgttcttctaaaCACAACTATGCATAAAAGACCTTAGTCAATTTGATTTGGAGGTATCCTGGTGAAAAAAGCAGTTTACCTTTTTCCCAATTAACATGACCCGGCAACCATTTTGTATTCCAAGTGCAGACAACGGCTTCTCCATTTCCTTCAGAGATTTTCCTGAAGAGAAGAAAGTTATGCTAAGTTGTAACAATTGCACAACACTGAAAATAGATTTCAGCAAGGCTACAGGAGATAAACAATTGTGTTCACTAAATAAAAGAGGATAAATTGGTGTAATGTTTTTAGAAGTGTCTTGACCTAGTAATTTCACTTCAGATGTTTAtcctaaacaaataactggacaTGTCTTGCACAATTACTGTTATACAATAATTTTCACTGCAACCTTATTCATAATAGAAATTGGAAAGAGCCAAAAATTTAGGAATAGGACACTGATTAACTACACCGATTAACTATACATCAGTACAACAGAACACTTTGTAGGCATTAAAGCTCATTTATTCCAGAAACTTCAATGCcacaataaatattgaatacCCAGTGtcataaagaaacaaatgttataAAAACTATAATCAATATGATCCTAGTTTTGtcaactaaaaaaacaaaaaaaacaaacaagaacccATTACTACCAGATGACAGGAccgacaaacaaacaaaaagactggATAGAAATATGCTGAAATGTTATGAGGGGTTTTATCCAGGAGAACATTCTCTTCTTTGGTTTCCTCCATTTTAAAACTTGGATTTCTACTGCgtttataattctaaaatgaaatgtttttaaaaagacaaagagttACATTTATGAAGTATAAATTATCCCATTAAGACAGGCACCAAATGGGAAAAATCTGGCCCCACTGCCACTGACACCAAAATAATGGGTTCCCATTGCAATGGGAAGACCGGGAGTGGGTCTTGGATGAAATCAGCATTATCCACTGGGCCTGTCACAGCCAGGCCCCTGGTAAGTTTGTTCATTCAACACCCTTTCTGTGTCAGCACTATGCTGAGCATTGGACATATAGCAGTATCTTTGCCCTCACAGAGTTTGTTATTctaacagaaaaatcaaatggtcagcaaatatgaaaataattatttaacagtAATTTCAATACAAGTTATGCTGAAGCGGTAGGGAGTACGGTATGACCATACAATGGGAAGAGGATCTCACTTAGCTGGGCAAGACTGCCTATGTGTGTCATCAAAAATGTAAGATTTCTGCCACCCTCATATAACTTCAACTCTAATACTTGACCAAATGTTTGGAAGCATCCAGTACACGATaggtcttcaataaatatttgctgaaggaataaatgactgtttttttcctctaagtCTTTCCCACTGGACACACCTGGGCAGATACCTGGTTGGTGCTCAGTAAAGAgacaaatgagtgaataaactCAAACAGCAAATAAGAATCCCAGTTTGAAAAACTGAGAGTTACCAACAGGTAAGgtaaaacagtttattttatttaaataggcCATTTAGCCATAAGGGCTCAAAGTTGGAAGAGAAATGCCTACCCTTAAATATGAGTTTCTGAAAAGGTAGCGGGACCCCTGTGGCCTCTTCAACAACCTGGGCCAGGTCTTGCACAGTTGGTTCACTACTGCCCTGTTGCGGAGTAACATGAAGGTCATGCTTCTCATTGCCTTCGAAAGAGAGAAAAGCGTTCGATGAAGAAAATTCTTTCACATAAACCAATACAGactgacattttattatatttatttacccAGTCTTCAAGACCCAGTTCCTGTGCCATTTACTCCAAACAGCCTCTCCCCCCATCTGCCCGGCTTTCCTCTGGTGATCTGCTCAAGGATTTTTGTTTCCTCTATTATAACAATAACTAACAAATTAGTGGTATCAACTAATATTTTAAGGACTTAACATGCACAAGGGGCTGACTGGGCTTAtttcacacattatttcatttaatcctcaaaacaaccctatgaagtaggtactacctattatttcccatttcacagataagcaaACTGTGAGTTCAGTCCAGTTGAGAACTGACTATGGAGACCCGAATGGAATCAGAACTTGACCTTGgatctgattccaaagtccatgctTTTCATTACAAGCCATCGGTCTCCTGTGGCCGGACTGCCCTGTACTGAATACTATACTGGCCTTTGTCTCCTTTAATGGGCAAGGGACTGTTTTCCCCAATGGGCACATACAtggttggtgctcagtaaatagacaaatgagtgaataaactCAAACAGCAAAAAATTTCTTTTGGGAGCAGAGGTGCCAATTCTTTTCCAGGTATGTGGACAGTAAAGAAGTAGCCTATGTCCAGTGCATTAGGCTAAGCCTTGAGCCTGCTCAACAGATGTAAAGTCAGAGGGACAGGTGTTACCAACTCTGCTTCACAGAGAAGAAACCAGATGCCTAGGAAGGAGACATTCCAAGGTCACTCAAAACTGCAGGATCTAGAATCAGGGCCTCCAGATTCCAAGGCCCTGGGGTCTTCTGGTCCTGAGGAAATCTCATGGACTCAGCTCTCCAGTGAATTGACTGTTTAGTTCTGTGTCAACTCCAACAGGAGACAGACCCAAAGGGTGTCAGAGAGTATGCTTGGACCTAGGGCCCACTCAAACAGCGGACATGAGTTCagactccacacacacacaggtgtccAGAAACACAGCAATCATACACATGGTCAAATACAAGGCTGACACAAAGTCCCACAATAACCGTGCAGGCAACACACTAACACACAACCAGGACCACGACGTGAAGCACGAACGTCAAGGATCAGACAAACGACCTGAGACAAAATACAGCGGCCATACAGAAAGGTGTGCTGACAGAAGACCTGCACAAAAGCCAGCCCCACGgacacaaacaaaaacccacactTCCGGACGCCCGGACAAACCCAGGGCACCCGCTTCCGGAGGACACGGGGCCAAACTCACAGACCCCGCCAGACTTGCGTAGTCCAGCAGCATGCCCACCCGGTCACCCGTGCTCACTGTGGGTGACAGTCACGATGAGCCCAGCTGCCGCCATTTCCACACTCTGGGCCACCTCTTCGCTTAGGGCCACCTCTTCGCTTAGGGTCACCTCTTCGCTCTCGGTCACCTCTTCGCTCCGTGCCACTTCTTCGTTCCAGGCCGAGCGAGGCCGCGCTTTTTTCTTCACCCGCGGCCTGCGAGCGCCGGCGGCGGCGCCCCTGGTGGATCCGACATGCCCTCTGGCCGCACTCGGGACAGATGATCGCTGAGACAGAGGCGGACCGCGCTCGGCCAGGGGCACCGACTGGCGCTGCTCCCGGCCCGGCCGAGGGGCGCGCCGCCGGGGGCCCAGCCGCTCCCGGTTGCCTCGCTGTCTTCGCGCGCCACTGCGCTCCGCCAGATCCGCGCTTGTTACCCGCCCAGCGGTAGGAGCTGAGCACCACACGAGCTGAGCACCGCGTCTAGCAACCCCACGGAACTACTTCCCCGtcccgcccctccccgcccggGCCTACCAGCCCGGCTTTTTCGAGCCGGGCGGGAGGCTGCCTCGCCCTCCAGTGGGGAAGCCGCCCAGGGCCACACCTATTCAGCCGAAGCCCCGCCTTACTCAACTGAAGTCACGCCCTACGCCCTTCAGCGAGGCCACGCCCCCTGCTGACTCTCTATCCCACACCTCCAAACTCCTGGAGCTCTCCTTCCCCGGAAGGCCGAGATGAAAAGCCGGAAAAAGGATCGGGAAACTCCAATAGGCACATTGCGCTTGCGCATGGGGGGCCGGAAGTCAAGGCAGAGGCGGAGATAAATCGGCTTCCGTTTTCTGTTTTTGCTGTAGTGTTTGGGTTTTCTTCGCGGCCGCCCAAGATGAACCGATTCTTCGGGAAAGCGAAACCCAAGGCTCCGCCGCCCAGCCTGACTGACTGCATTGGCACGGTGGGCACTTGACCACACATAACTATGCTCGGGGACTCTGATACCTCTGACCCCACCCTCCCCGGGCTCTCGGCTCCTGCTGCTTTACCCCATTCCCGGTCCCAGGCCCGTTACACCTCGACCCTCTGTACTCCACCTTTGTTCCTGTTACCCAAGTCACCCCTGACGCCGCAAACCAGGGACCCCTAAACCATCATTGTCTCTCCCTGCTTTCACCCGACCCCTTCTGATGCCCACTATCATGtccactttctttttgttttatccCTTCACCCTAAACTGCCGTAGGTCAATACACTCTTCCCACCTTGTCTATCCCGACCCTTTACTCCTCTTTCATCCCTCATTCTTCTCCCACGTCAGGACCCTCAACTTGATATCCTAGGTCAACGTATCTGCACCCCAGTCTTAGATCTCAGTAACAAAATTCAGAACCGTGGTCCCGCACATTAAGCCACCACCCTCTATCTAAAGAACAGCGTTAGAGCTACAGCCCTAGCCAGGGTCCAGTGGGCACTAGCTTATTTCACATACCTCCAGGTTGAACCCCCAGCCTGACGAGTCTCTGATTCTGGGGAAATTGCACCTCAGCCTAGtgattctcaaattatttttctgctcaAGTGAGATCCTAGAATATCAGAATCTGGAGAGAGGAGTATAGTTTATAAAAGCTCCCCAATGTTTCTGACTGGGAATCACACTGCCCCACTCCCATTGGAAACCACAGTTTTCTATCCTCcatcctctttgtttttcttttcctccatatCCCTTCCTTTCCTACCTCTCCTCTTGTAAGTATATCACAGTAAGTACcattgcctttaattttttttttttccctcaaggtGGACAGCAGGGCAGAATCCATTGACAAGAAGATTTCTCGACTGGATGCTGAGCTCGTGAAGTATAAGGATCAGATCAAGAAGATGAGAGAGGGCCCTGCAAAGGTAAGGTAGAACGCACCTGCTGTGACAGCCTAAATTGAGCACCTGTGGAAGAAGGACCTGGTGGTAGGGGCTGGTGAGAGGTACAGAAAACATGCTCACAATCTGATAAGGAGAAAAATCTATGTGATGGTATATGCTTCAAGGAATTGAGTTTGCAGCCAGATGTGAGAGAGAGGCTGGGGTTTGACCTGGTGGAGAGAAGATACTGATCACATGTCCCAAACATGTACTTGGGAATTAACGTATTCTACTGAGAAGGTGACAGTCTGAAGAGAAGGGATAGGCCATGCTCAGAAATAATGAGTTGTTAGACTAGTCTTGTATGTTAAGTAGGTATAATAGACTGATTAAAGAGTGGCATGCTGGGAAAAAAGTACTGGAGACCAATGTTCTACGACTAATACTATCACTACTTACTGGCTGTGGCCTTGATAAAGTCACTTTACTTCTTATTTTCCGGTTCTGTTAGGTAGAAACATAGAATACTATATTGAAGTGCATGGACTGTGGATATAGAACTACTTTCTTTGCTTCCATTTCTGTAACTTACAAATCATTTGAGctagggcaagttacttagcatcactgaacctcagttttcccgtctataaaatggggacaatatctatagtgtgaggattaaatgaggtaattcatGTGACCTACATAGCACTGTGTCTAGTACAtagaaacattcaataaatgttaggtattattatattattgtctGT is a window encoding:
- the BAG1 gene encoding BAG family molecular chaperone regulator 1 isoform X1, which encodes MAAAGLIVTVTHSNEKHDLHVTPQQGSSEPTVQDLAQVVEEATGVPLPFQKLIFKGKSLKEMEKPLSALGIQNGCRVMLIGKKNSPEEEAELKKLKDLEKSVEKIAHQLEELNKELTGIQQGFLAKDLQAEALCKLDRRVKATIEQFMKILEEIDTLILPENFKDSRLKRKGLVKRVQAFLADCDSVEQNICQETERLQSTNLALAE
- the BAG1 gene encoding BAG family molecular chaperone regulator 1 isoform X2; amino-acid sequence: MAAAGLIVTVTHSNEKHDLHVTPQQGSSEPTVQDLAQVVEEATGVPLPFQKLIFKGKSLKEMEKPLSALGIQNGCRVMLIGKKNSPEEEAELKKLKDLEKSVEKIAHQLEELNKELTGIQQGFLAKDLQAEALCKLDRRVKATIEQFMKILEEIDTLILPENFKDSRLKRKGLVKRVQI